In Limosilactobacillus sp. WILCCON 0051, a single window of DNA contains:
- a CDS encoding CdaR family protein, which translates to MKNDKMGLFDHVWVLRIVSLVLAILLFIYVTGSKSSDTRQSSQNGQNTALMANKTQTLKIPLEVESNSEKYVVTGFPQYVKIKITGPSALVTTTANTQNFKVYADLTKLGTGKHEVRLKASGLNKELSYTITPAKIKVNIQSRNTATVPVEVRLSSKTLNGSYQIGTPKAALEKVQITGAKSEVQQVAKVIAYVNVPKNAQSTLHRTVTLQAINESGQTMNVVIMPNTVSVTVPISQTDSGDKNSSSSSATSSAITQSDSGSSAESASASSAKHSSASSSSGSQSNNSSVSASENDTK; encoded by the coding sequence ATGAAAAATGACAAGATGGGCCTGTTCGACCACGTCTGGGTATTGCGAATCGTTTCCTTGGTATTGGCAATCCTATTATTTATATACGTTACTGGCAGCAAAAGCAGCGATACGCGTCAGTCATCGCAAAATGGCCAAAATACTGCGCTGATGGCCAATAAGACGCAGACGCTCAAGATACCGCTGGAGGTTGAGTCGAATTCGGAAAAGTACGTCGTCACCGGCTTTCCACAATATGTCAAAATCAAGATTACCGGACCTTCTGCCTTGGTAACGACCACGGCCAATACGCAAAATTTTAAGGTCTATGCTGATCTGACCAAGCTGGGAACCGGTAAGCATGAGGTGCGTCTAAAGGCATCGGGCTTGAATAAGGAATTGAGCTATACGATCACGCCAGCTAAGATCAAGGTCAACATTCAATCGCGCAATACCGCGACGGTGCCGGTAGAAGTACGCTTAAGCTCTAAAACCTTAAATGGCAGCTATCAGATCGGAACACCCAAAGCTGCACTGGAAAAGGTTCAGATTACTGGGGCCAAAAGCGAGGTTCAGCAGGTTGCCAAAGTAATTGCTTATGTCAACGTGCCTAAAAACGCGCAAAGTACGCTGCATCGGACGGTAACACTGCAGGCAATCAATGAAAGCGGTCAGACAATGAACGTGGTGATCATGCCAAATACGGTCTCCGTAACCGTGCCAATCAGCCAGACTGACAGTGGCGACAAGAATTCCAGTTCGTCTTCAGCGACCAGTTCGGCGATAACGCAGTCTGATTCTGGCAGTTCAGCGGAGTCTGCGAGTGCTTCTTCAGCCAAGCACAGTTCAGCCAGCTCGTCATCTGGCAGTCAGTCAAATAATTCGTCGGTTTCGGCAAGCGAAAATGACACAAAGTAG
- the glmM gene encoding phosphoglucosamine mutase, translating to MKLKYFGTDGVRGVANRDLSPELAFKVGRAGGYVLTRHSERKQPQVLVSRDTRISGQMLENALVAGLLSVGIEVLRLGVVTTPGVAYLVRAQGADAGVMITASHNPIQYNGIKYFGSDGFKLSDELEYEIEQLLDAETDTLPRPSDAGLGTVEDYHEGALKYTSFLEQTISTDLSGLKVVVDAANGATSGFVSNLLADLNVDFTPIHANPNGLNTNLDCGSTHPESLQEAVVANHADLGLAFDGDGDRCIAVDSEGNLVDGDKIMYICGKYLNENGRLKKDTIVTTVMSNLGMYKAMEAHGMKSVQTKVGDRYVVEEMLKSGYNLGGEQSGHIIFLDHNTTGDGMLTALQLLQVVKSSGKSLKELASDVKTYPQELVNITVADKQAAMDNPALKAVIADVEKEMNGDGRVLVRPSGTEPLLRIMAEAPTKELVHAYVEKIAEVARRELEVK from the coding sequence ATGAAGTTAAAATATTTTGGAACTGATGGCGTTCGTGGCGTGGCCAATCGCGACCTGAGTCCAGAACTGGCTTTTAAGGTTGGCCGTGCCGGGGGCTATGTCTTGACTCGGCACTCAGAACGCAAGCAGCCCCAAGTCTTGGTTTCCCGTGATACGCGAATTTCCGGTCAAATGCTGGAAAATGCCTTGGTTGCTGGCCTGCTTTCGGTCGGCATCGAGGTGCTGCGCTTAGGCGTCGTCACTACGCCTGGCGTTGCCTACCTGGTTAGAGCACAGGGGGCCGATGCTGGTGTAATGATCACGGCCAGTCATAATCCAATCCAATATAATGGAATCAAGTATTTTGGCAGCGATGGCTTCAAGCTTTCCGATGAGCTGGAATATGAGATCGAACAGCTGCTGGATGCTGAAACGGATACTTTGCCACGACCATCCGATGCTGGTTTGGGAACGGTTGAGGACTACCACGAAGGCGCGCTCAAATACACGTCCTTTTTGGAACAGACGATTTCAACGGATCTGTCTGGCCTAAAGGTGGTTGTTGATGCTGCCAATGGTGCTACCAGCGGCTTTGTCTCCAATCTGTTGGCGGATTTAAATGTTGATTTTACGCCGATTCATGCCAATCCTAATGGTCTCAACACCAACCTCGACTGTGGATCAACGCATCCGGAAAGTCTGCAGGAAGCCGTCGTTGCCAACCATGCCGATCTAGGTCTGGCATTTGATGGTGATGGCGACCGCTGCATTGCCGTTGACAGCGAGGGCAATCTGGTTGACGGCGACAAGATCATGTACATCTGCGGCAAGTATCTGAATGAAAACGGCCGCTTGAAAAAAGATACCATCGTTACCACGGTGATGAGCAACCTGGGAATGTACAAGGCAATGGAGGCTCATGGCATGAAGAGCGTGCAGACTAAGGTTGGCGATCGTTATGTCGTTGAAGAAATGCTGAAGTCAGGCTACAATCTGGGTGGCGAGCAGTCAGGCCACATTATCTTCCTTGACCATAATACGACTGGTGATGGGATGCTGACGGCACTGCAGCTGCTGCAGGTCGTTAAATCCAGTGGCAAGAGCCTTAAGGAACTGGCATCTGATGTCAAGACCTATCCACAAGAACTGGTCAATATTACTGTGGCTGACAAGCAAGCTGCGATGGACAATCCAGCTTTGAAGGCTGTCATTGCCGATGTTGAAAAAGAAATGAACGGTGATGGGCGTGTCTTGGTTCGTCCTTCTGGTACTGAACCGCTTTTGCGAATCATGGCTGAAGCGCCAACCAAAGAACTGGTCCATGCCTATGTTGAAAAAATCGCGGAAGTTGCCCGCCGCGAGCTTGAAGTTAAATAA
- the glmS gene encoding glutamine--fructose-6-phosphate transaminase (isomerizing) codes for MCGIVGVTGNDRSVSILIDGLKRLEYRGYDSAGIYVNDEKGHDYLVKRSGRISNLEAALTPEVKGLAGIGHTRWATHGVPNETNAHPHYSNDERFYLVHNGVIENYQQLKEEYLKGVEFKSQTDTEVIVQLVDKFVVDYKMDTKDALLKVLRLISPDSSYAFALMDREQPDTLFVAKNKSPLLVGLCQGYNMVGSDAMSMIDETNEFMEINDHELVIVKPDNVTIEEFDGTEKKRDSFKVDMDPSAADKGTYPFYMLKEIDEQPAVMRKLVQEYFDSDDQPQVSEKLLQAMAESDHIYIIGAGTSYHAGLIGARMFEKLCGVPTTVHISSEFAYEQPLLSSKPFFLFLSQSGETADSREVLVHVNEHNWPSLTITNVDKSTLSREATFTLLLYAGPEIAVASTKAYTAQIAVEAILAKALGEYLSRDAAQNFDLKHQLGTIANGMQSITDSKEDIEALASRYLSKPRNAFYIGRGIDWSVSLEAALKLKEISYVQAEGFASGELKHGTIALIENQTPVIAIITQDRTAGLTRSNLEETQSRGAAVLTIVSRHLAHEDDNIIIPDVDELLTPLLSVVPAQLLAYYTSLGKGLDVDKPRNLAKSVTVQ; via the coding sequence ATGTGTGGAATTGTTGGTGTTACAGGAAACGATCGCAGCGTTTCCATTTTGATCGACGGGTTGAAGCGTCTGGAATACCGCGGTTACGACTCCGCCGGCATCTACGTCAACGACGAAAAAGGACATGACTACCTGGTTAAGCGTTCCGGGCGCATCAGCAACCTGGAAGCTGCCTTAACGCCAGAAGTTAAAGGGTTGGCTGGGATTGGCCACACTCGCTGGGCGACGCACGGTGTTCCAAATGAAACCAACGCGCACCCGCACTACTCCAATGATGAACGATTCTACCTGGTTCACAACGGGGTCATTGAAAACTATCAGCAGCTGAAAGAAGAATATCTTAAGGGTGTTGAATTCAAGAGTCAAACCGACACGGAAGTTATCGTTCAGTTGGTTGACAAGTTTGTCGTCGACTACAAGATGGATACCAAGGACGCGCTGCTTAAGGTTCTGCGCTTGATCAGTCCTGATTCTTCATATGCCTTTGCCCTAATGGATCGCGAACAGCCAGATACGCTGTTTGTGGCTAAGAATAAGAGCCCATTGCTGGTTGGTTTGTGCCAAGGCTATAACATGGTAGGTTCTGATGCCATGTCGATGATTGATGAAACCAACGAGTTTATGGAAATCAACGACCATGAGCTGGTGATCGTCAAGCCAGACAATGTAACGATTGAAGAATTCGATGGTACGGAAAAGAAGCGCGATTCCTTTAAGGTTGACATGGATCCAAGTGCTGCCGATAAGGGTACCTACCCATTCTATATGCTAAAGGAAATTGATGAGCAGCCTGCCGTAATGCGCAAGCTCGTTCAAGAATACTTTGACAGTGACGACCAGCCACAGGTCAGCGAAAAGCTTTTGCAGGCAATGGCGGAATCCGATCATATCTACATTATCGGTGCCGGGACCAGCTATCATGCCGGCCTGATTGGGGCCCGGATGTTCGAAAAGCTTTGTGGCGTGCCGACTACGGTTCATATCTCATCAGAATTTGCCTACGAGCAGCCGCTGCTTAGCTCCAAGCCGTTCTTCCTGTTCCTGTCGCAAAGTGGTGAAACGGCTGACAGTCGCGAAGTACTGGTACACGTCAATGAACACAACTGGCCAAGCCTGACGATTACTAATGTTGATAAGTCAACGCTTTCTCGTGAGGCTACCTTTACCCTGCTGCTGTACGCTGGCCCAGAGATTGCCGTTGCTTCCACTAAGGCCTACACGGCTCAGATCGCGGTTGAAGCTATTTTGGCCAAGGCATTGGGTGAATACCTGAGTCGCGATGCTGCTCAAAACTTCGACTTAAAGCACCAGCTGGGAACGATTGCCAACGGGATGCAGTCAATTACCGACTCAAAAGAAGACATTGAAGCGCTGGCCTCTCGCTACCTCTCTAAGCCACGCAACGCCTTTTACATTGGCCGGGGCATTGACTGGTCGGTTTCTTTGGAAGCAGCCTTGAAGCTTAAGGAAATCTCCTATGTTCAAGCGGAAGGCTTTGCATCCGGCGAGCTTAAGCATGGTACGATTGCGCTGATTGAAAACCAAACGCCGGTAATTGCTATTATTACCCAGGATCGGACGGCGGGCCTTACGCGCAGCAATCTGGAAGAAACGCAGTCACGGGGCGCTGCTGTTTTAACGATTGTTTCACGTCATCTGGCACATGAAGACGACAATATCATCATTCCAGACGTTGACGAACTATTGACGCCGCTTTTGAGTGTCGTCCCTGCACAGCTGCTTGCCTACTACACGAGTCTGGGCAAGGGCTTGGACGTTGATAAGCCGCGCAACCTGGCTAAGTCGGTTACGGTACAATAA
- a CDS encoding acyltransferase family protein yields the protein MRSKQYVTGIDGVRTLAVLGVIIYHLLPTTLPGGYLGVPLFLLISGYFVTLQLVRQMDQTGGIQLTKFYLKRLRRLYPVLIVMLTVTTAYITLFARDLLHNIKSTIATNLLWVYNWWEIGHGQSYFDRFNGESPFTHLWTLGVEAQFYFLWPLILFMLFLVLRKRSKIKWTVFILAVASAVEMALLFDPQNINRVYYGTDTRAFSLLLGSWLALCWPIDRLNANLTAHAARILDGVGIGALLITLLGFFTLPGQSSWTYRGGMFFYSLIGMILIATVVHPGSHMNRWLTNPFFTWIGQRSYGIYVYQLPVMVFYERVVEIGRHPVINALVECLLILAISEFSYRLVEQPLAHYQWRYLPASIRHWIDFKMHDWHQWLKVGPVVIICFIALCGLMLPSKPAKKSAVQTRIEKSRQATAAKNKQIAKGKTAKVNVNSKSLQKKYGLTSNQLKAASELKVTAIGDSVMADASQDIQEIMPHAYVDAEVGRQGSATPAVIKDLKAKGQLQKNVILNLGTNGAMDSQTINDILTAIGKDHQVYWITPHVPTRDWEQTVCDQIKQAAKQNANVHVIDWNQAANGHAEWFAQDKVHMNEQGNAYFTRLIVKTILKNK from the coding sequence ATGCGGTCCAAGCAATATGTGACAGGAATTGATGGCGTCCGAACGCTAGCCGTGCTTGGCGTGATCATCTATCACCTGTTGCCGACAACGTTGCCAGGCGGCTATTTGGGCGTGCCGCTGTTCTTATTGATCTCTGGGTATTTCGTTACCTTACAGCTGGTGCGGCAAATGGATCAAACGGGCGGCATTCAGCTGACGAAATTTTACCTTAAGCGTCTGCGGCGGCTGTATCCGGTGCTGATCGTTATGCTGACGGTCACGACGGCTTATATTACGCTGTTTGCTCGCGATCTGCTGCATAACATCAAAAGCACCATTGCTACTAATCTGCTGTGGGTCTACAACTGGTGGGAAATCGGCCATGGCCAGTCTTATTTTGATCGCTTCAATGGAGAGTCGCCGTTTACGCATTTATGGACGTTAGGCGTTGAGGCCCAGTTTTACTTCTTGTGGCCGCTGATTTTATTCATGCTGTTTTTGGTTTTGCGCAAACGTTCCAAAATCAAGTGGACGGTCTTTATCCTGGCGGTTGCTTCAGCAGTTGAAATGGCGCTGCTGTTTGATCCGCAAAATATCAACCGAGTCTACTATGGAACCGATACCCGAGCCTTTTCGCTGCTTTTGGGTTCCTGGCTGGCCTTATGCTGGCCGATTGATCGCCTTAACGCCAACTTGACGGCACATGCTGCCAGAATCTTGGATGGAGTCGGTATTGGTGCACTGCTGATCACGCTGCTGGGCTTTTTTACGCTGCCGGGCCAAAGCAGTTGGACCTATCGTGGCGGCATGTTTTTTTACAGCCTGATTGGGATGATTTTGATTGCGACGGTAGTTCATCCAGGCAGTCATATGAATCGCTGGCTGACCAACCCTTTCTTTACCTGGATCGGTCAGCGTTCATACGGCATTTACGTCTACCAGCTGCCGGTTATGGTCTTTTATGAACGAGTCGTTGAGATTGGCCGGCACCCAGTAATCAATGCCTTGGTTGAATGCCTGCTGATTTTAGCGATCAGCGAGTTCTCCTATCGATTGGTTGAACAGCCGCTTGCTCATTATCAGTGGCGGTATCTGCCGGCCAGCATTCGTCATTGGATCGACTTTAAAATGCATGATTGGCACCAATGGCTGAAAGTCGGCCCAGTCGTCATCATCTGCTTTATCGCGCTGTGCGGTCTGATGCTGCCAAGCAAGCCGGCTAAAAAAAGTGCGGTTCAGACCCGCATTGAAAAGAGTCGCCAGGCTACGGCTGCTAAAAATAAGCAGATTGCAAAAGGAAAGACGGCTAAAGTTAACGTCAACAGCAAGTCGCTGCAGAAAAAATATGGCCTGACCTCAAACCAGCTTAAAGCAGCCTCAGAGCTGAAAGTCACGGCAATCGGTGATTCGGTAATGGCCGATGCATCTCAGGATATTCAAGAAATTATGCCGCATGCTTATGTCGATGCTGAAGTCGGGCGTCAGGGGAGCGCTACGCCAGCTGTTATTAAAGATCTTAAAGCTAAGGGGCAGCTGCAGAAAAACGTGATTTTAAATCTTGGAACCAATGGCGCGATGGATTCGCAGACGATTAATGATATCTTAACGGCAATTGGTAAGGATCATCAGGTTTATTGGATCACGCCGCACGTGCCGACGCGTGACTGGGAACAGACGGTTTGCGATCAGATCAAGCAGGCCGCCAAGCAAAATGCCAACGTGCACGTGATTGACTGGAATCAGGCTGCCAATGGTCATGCCGAGTGGTTTGCGCAGGACAAGGTTCATATGAATGAGCAGGGAAATGCATACTTTACGCGGCTGATTGTTAAAACGATCTTGAAAAATAAATAG
- a CDS encoding Cof-type HAD-IIB family hydrolase, giving the protein MIKMIALDMDNTLLNSQKEISPRNEAVLKRLHEQGIKIVLCTGRPINAIWPYIEQLGLTTADDYTITFNGGLVVNNQTRAALSEHGIAKDKLQAVFDFAKQHDFSLDVLDFDRVYEIMDMPRSIYKTILKNIEFKDAHFNDLPGGDHVYAKAIMAIPAAKMSQEVLPAVPDELRQQVNVVQSQPMVLEFLPNGVNKSVGLQALLEHYGWDFANLMTFGDADNDYEMIRDAGDGVVMANGLDNVKKAADHLTKSNNEDGVAVYLENFFATLM; this is encoded by the coding sequence ATGATTAAAATGATTGCATTAGATATGGATAACACGCTGCTCAACAGCCAAAAAGAGATCAGTCCTCGAAACGAGGCGGTCTTGAAACGGCTGCATGAACAAGGCATCAAAATCGTGCTCTGTACGGGTCGGCCAATCAACGCGATCTGGCCTTATATTGAACAATTAGGTCTGACCACGGCTGACGACTACACGATTACTTTTAATGGCGGGCTGGTCGTCAATAATCAAACGCGGGCTGCCTTATCAGAACATGGGATCGCAAAAGACAAGCTGCAGGCAGTCTTTGATTTTGCCAAGCAGCACGATTTTTCGCTAGATGTCTTAGACTTTGATCGCGTCTATGAAATCATGGACATGCCGCGTTCCATCTATAAAACGATTTTAAAAAACATTGAATTTAAAGACGCACACTTCAATGACCTGCCGGGTGGCGACCATGTCTATGCCAAGGCGATTATGGCAATTCCGGCTGCCAAGATGAGTCAGGAGGTTCTGCCAGCCGTTCCCGATGAATTGCGGCAGCAGGTCAATGTTGTCCAATCGCAGCCAATGGTATTGGAATTTTTGCCAAACGGGGTCAACAAGAGCGTGGGTCTGCAGGCACTGCTGGAGCACTATGGCTGGGATTTTGCCAACCTGATGACGTTTGGCGATGCTGATAATGATTATGAGATGATTCGCGATGCTGGCGATGGCGTAGTAATGGCAAATGGTTTGGATAACGTCAAAAAAGCTGCCGATCATCTGACCAAATCTAATAATGAGGATGGCGTTGCCGTTTACCTGGAGAATTTTTTTGCAACATTAATGTAA
- a CDS encoding LysM domain-containing protein, whose protein sequence is MFMKKNFKKITAALGAVAFGVAATATVANADTLYTVQSGDTLSSISQKFANDNSLVQTLAQQNNIQDINKIYVGQQLVVKTDGQATDAQTTAQPAAQATTQSAAAQTSQTTSNYTSTAYGSEADAKAWIAAHESGNNYGARNGQYIGKYQLSAAYLNGDYSPANQERVADQYVAGRYGSWTNAKQHWLSNGWY, encoded by the coding sequence ATTTTTATGAAGAAGAACTTTAAGAAGATTACCGCTGCTTTGGGTGCCGTTGCTTTTGGCGTTGCTGCTACGGCTACGGTTGCCAACGCTGACACGCTGTACACGGTTCAGTCCGGTGACACGCTGTCCAGCATTTCTCAAAAGTTCGCTAATGACAACAGCTTGGTTCAAACGCTGGCTCAACAAAACAACATTCAAGACATCAACAAGATCTACGTTGGTCAACAATTGGTTGTTAAGACTGATGGCCAGGCAACTGATGCTCAAACGACTGCTCAGCCAGCCGCTCAAGCAACTACGCAATCAGCTGCTGCTCAAACTTCACAAACCACTTCCAACTACACTTCCACGGCTTACGGCTCTGAAGCAGATGCCAAGGCTTGGATCGCCGCTCATGAATCCGGCAACAACTATGGCGCACGCAATGGTCAATACATCGGTAAGTACCAATTGAGCGCAGCCTACCTGAACGGCGACTACTCACCTGCCAACCAAGAACGCGTAGCTGATCAGTACGTTGCTGGTCGTTACGGTTCTTGGACGAATGCCAAACAGCACTGGCTGAGCAATGGCTGGTACTAA
- a CDS encoding LCP family protein has protein sequence MEEKTQPAKTPKKKKWRWLKWLLALIVIALAAGGGYEYYQVHQAASKVFSNSEKVDKKLRQGKPITILTLGLDSGALGRKNWGAGNTDSIEVITVNPKKKTVRMTAISRDIPIKVKVKGGYTYVKLNAAYSLGGVKETKKQVEDLLGIKIDYYASVNMGVLEKVVDAVGGVTVNNSFAFTYEGHHFKKGKQHLNGSQALKYSRMRYDDPRGDYGRQYRQQQILEAVINKFKKNGSITVANKLLQAAGDGVRTDLPVKAVTTLYTKYSPALSNVKIDHLQGISATIDGVSFQAVTPTEINRVSKAIRKSIGEKPKHVTNTETRLYNYAVQNGYDGINNLEFTLPNGAEYNTVVSN, from the coding sequence ATGGAAGAAAAAACACAACCAGCCAAAACGCCCAAAAAGAAGAAATGGCGTTGGCTTAAATGGCTGCTGGCGCTGATCGTAATCGCTTTGGCAGCTGGTGGCGGCTATGAGTACTATCAAGTTCATCAAGCAGCCTCAAAAGTATTCAGCAACAGCGAAAAAGTCGATAAGAAACTGCGGCAGGGTAAGCCGATCACGATTTTAACGCTGGGACTTGATTCAGGGGCTTTAGGGCGCAAGAATTGGGGAGCCGGCAACACAGACTCAATTGAAGTCATTACCGTCAATCCTAAAAAGAAAACGGTACGGATGACTGCTATTTCCCGTGATATTCCAATCAAGGTCAAAGTCAAGGGCGGCTATACCTACGTTAAGCTGAACGCGGCCTACTCGCTGGGCGGCGTTAAGGAAACGAAGAAACAGGTTGAGGATCTGCTTGGCATTAAGATCGACTATTACGCCTCCGTCAATATGGGCGTCTTGGAAAAAGTCGTGGATGCAGTTGGCGGGGTAACGGTCAACAACTCGTTTGCCTTTACCTATGAGGGACACCACTTTAAAAAGGGCAAGCAGCATTTGAACGGCAGTCAAGCGCTTAAATATTCCCGGATGCGCTATGATGATCCAAGAGGCGACTATGGCCGTCAATACCGTCAACAGCAGATTTTAGAGGCCGTTATCAACAAGTTTAAGAAAAATGGCTCGATCACGGTTGCCAATAAGCTTTTGCAGGCGGCTGGCGATGGCGTGCGGACTGATCTGCCAGTTAAAGCCGTTACGACGCTTTATACCAAATACAGTCCGGCACTGAGCAACGTCAAGATCGATCATCTGCAGGGAATCAGTGCCACGATTGATGGCGTATCTTTCCAGGCAGTCACGCCGACTGAGATTAACCGAGTCTCCAAGGCGATTCGCAAATCGATTGGCGAAAAGCCAAAACATGTTACCAATACGGAAACCAGACTTTACAACTATGCCGTTCAAAATGGCTATGATGGAATCAACAATCTTGAGTTCACGCTGCCAAACGGTGCTGAATATAATACGGTTGTAAGCAATTAA
- a CDS encoding putative sulfate exporter family transporter, with amino-acid sequence MIKTLFSRQFVVAFLLTLLCSLAGSFLGGLPYLSVIGALVIALILGMLMQFAQPAVAYSQPGIGLISNKFLRLGIILLGFKLNLIALAQAGIKTIMLAVVIVSGTILLVYSLARRFGVDRHLAILVASGTGICGAAAVMGISSQFDNAANETEAERQRENKVVAVAIVAILGTLFTLLEIGIKPLLHMSAVQFGVMTGGSLHEIAHAVAAGSAGGPVSLDTAIITKLSRVLMLAPAAMIIGWWYQKQGIKDGSIVLTNDQKRVPIPWFMVGFILASVIGTFMPLGATVIAGLVKLAYLVLGMAMAALGMSVNFKVLLTRGRNALLAAILGSVVLLTFVAVMSKLFF; translated from the coding sequence ATGATTAAGACATTATTCTCACGGCAGTTTGTCGTAGCATTTTTGCTTACGCTGCTGTGCTCTCTGGCAGGCTCTTTTTTAGGCGGTCTGCCTTACCTGTCCGTAATCGGTGCTTTGGTAATTGCCTTGATTCTAGGGATGCTGATGCAGTTTGCTCAGCCCGCCGTTGCTTACAGTCAGCCTGGAATCGGTTTGATCTCCAATAAATTTTTGCGGCTGGGCATTATTCTTTTAGGATTTAAGCTGAATCTGATTGCCTTGGCACAAGCCGGCATCAAAACGATCATGCTGGCAGTCGTGATCGTTTCGGGGACGATTCTATTGGTTTATTCCTTGGCGCGGCGCTTCGGCGTTGATCGGCACCTGGCAATTCTGGTCGCCAGCGGAACGGGAATCTGTGGTGCGGCCGCCGTAATGGGAATCTCATCACAATTTGACAATGCCGCCAACGAAACCGAAGCTGAGCGTCAGCGCGAAAACAAGGTCGTTGCCGTTGCCATCGTTGCGATTCTGGGAACTTTATTCACGCTTTTGGAAATTGGCATCAAGCCGCTTTTACACATGTCTGCCGTTCAATTTGGCGTTATGACGGGCGGCTCGCTGCACGAGATCGCCCATGCCGTAGCTGCCGGCAGTGCCGGTGGTCCGGTCAGTCTGGACACTGCAATCATTACTAAGCTTTCACGAGTCTTGATGCTGGCACCGGCCGCGATGATTATTGGGTGGTGGTACCAAAAACAAGGGATTAAAGATGGCTCAATCGTTTTAACGAATGACCAAAAACGCGTCCCGATTCCCTGGTTTATGGTCGGCTTTATTCTGGCCAGCGTGATTGGAACCTTTATGCCATTAGGCGCCACGGTTATTGCCGGTCTGGTTAAGCTGGCCTACCTGGTCTTGGGAATGGCAATGGCTGCCCTTGGCATGAGCGTTAACTTTAAGGTCTTGCTGACGCGCGGCCGCAACGCGCTGTTGGCTGCCATTTTAGGCTCGGTGGTATTATTGACCTTCGTAGCTGTCATGAGCAAATTATTCTTCTAA
- a CDS encoding LysR family transcriptional regulator, protein MQPDPLLDHRSETLLAVAKTGSLTAAAKLLFVTQPAVSQQLNAWEKELGFKLLDHQGKKVALTPGAKRLVDYLTFLRNENQKMLAELKIQTAPLRLGSTLSIGSFLLPQVLAKMIEQDWPVTTQIGNTQTLLSQIQRGELDAALVEGDFDHRHFVWETIGQEKFALFGSRQLKAAVNLENLFDYPLLVREPGSGTRQILEKWLQGHGSSLADFKQVIEIGSPNAIIELLKDGVGISFMYQALVEDELAAGQLFEWKLNGLAIEHALYLVTAQNSFFKNQRHQLARICRQLNESGWQAKISR, encoded by the coding sequence ATGCAACCAGATCCGCTGCTCGATCATCGCAGCGAAACGTTGCTGGCCGTTGCAAAAACAGGATCGCTGACGGCAGCCGCCAAATTGCTGTTTGTTACGCAGCCGGCCGTTTCACAGCAGCTGAACGCCTGGGAAAAAGAGCTGGGATTCAAGCTGCTTGATCATCAGGGAAAGAAAGTAGCCTTGACTCCTGGTGCCAAGCGCTTGGTTGATTATTTGACGTTTCTAAGGAATGAGAACCAAAAAATGCTGGCAGAGCTGAAAATACAGACTGCGCCATTAAGATTAGGGTCGACGCTTTCAATTGGCAGTTTTCTACTGCCCCAGGTGCTGGCTAAAATGATCGAGCAGGACTGGCCAGTTACGACACAGATCGGCAATACGCAGACACTGCTCAGCCAGATTCAAAGAGGAGAACTGGATGCGGCACTAGTTGAGGGAGATTTTGATCATCGGCATTTTGTCTGGGAAACCATTGGCCAAGAAAAATTTGCCCTGTTTGGCAGCCGCCAGCTTAAGGCAGCGGTCAATCTAGAAAATTTGTTTGACTATCCGCTTTTAGTTCGCGAACCGGGATCCGGGACACGACAGATTCTGGAAAAATGGCTGCAGGGGCATGGCAGTTCCTTGGCAGATTTTAAACAGGTAATTGAGATTGGCAGTCCCAATGCCATTATTGAGCTGCTTAAAGACGGCGTGGGCATCAGCTTTATGTACCAAGCGCTGGTTGAAGACGAACTGGCAGCCGGACAGCTTTTTGAGTGGAAGCTGAACGGACTGGCAATTGAGCATGCGCTTTATCTGGTAACGGCCCAAAACAGCTTCTTTAAAAATCAGCGCCACCAGCTGGCACGGATCTGTCGGCAGCTGAACGAATCTGGCTGGCAGGCGAAAATCAGCAGATGA